Proteins from one Deinococcus actinosclerus genomic window:
- a CDS encoding C40 family peptidase — MKATRTLLTLLALTSSATAATYTVKPGDTLYSIAKSTGVDAAKLMQLNKLGSSTIQVGQKLSTGGASPAPAAARPQAAPAQAGRSSVTIRAAATRFLGARYVLGATGGGALDCSGYTLNVFRQLGINLPRTAAAQWRAGSAVSRRDLRAGDLVFFNTMGRTASHVGIYMGDGMMANANSYYGKTMIEPLFGNPYWASRYDGARRVLN; from the coding sequence ATGAAAGCCACACGCACCCTCCTGACCCTCCTGGCCCTGACCAGTAGCGCCACCGCCGCCACCTACACCGTCAAACCCGGTGACACGCTGTACTCCATCGCCAAGAGCACCGGTGTGGACGCCGCCAAGCTCATGCAGCTGAACAAGCTCGGCAGCAGCACCATCCAGGTCGGTCAGAAGCTCAGCACGGGTGGCGCCAGCCCCGCCCCGGCCGCCGCGCGCCCCCAGGCCGCCCCCGCACAGGCCGGTCGCAGCAGCGTCACCATCCGCGCCGCCGCCACCCGCTTCCTGGGCGCCCGGTACGTGCTCGGCGCGACCGGCGGCGGCGCCCTGGACTGCAGCGGCTACACCCTGAACGTGTTCCGCCAGCTGGGCATCAACCTGCCCCGCACCGCCGCCGCCCAGTGGCGCGCGGGCAGCGCCGTCAGCCGCCGCGACCTGCGCGCCGGCGACCTGGTGTTCTTCAACACCATGGGCCGCACCGCCAGCCACGTCGGCATCTACATGGGCGACGGCATGATGGCCAACGCCAACAGCTACTACGGCAAGACCATGATCGAACCGCTGTTCGGCAACCCCTACTGGGCCAGCCGCTACGACGGCGCCCGCCGCGTCCTGAACTGA
- a CDS encoding DUF1844 domain-containing protein: protein MPNPEFVGLVNSLQATAEAALGDLNAATASAARDGLLEERRARQTAERSLKLLTMLAEKTRGNLDFTEADLLTDAIASVRERLAAPSPSADTTDAN from the coding sequence ATGCCGAACCCCGAATTCGTCGGACTCGTGAACTCCCTCCAGGCGACCGCCGAGGCCGCCCTAGGCGACCTGAACGCCGCCACCGCGAGCGCCGCCCGCGACGGTCTGCTCGAGGAACGCCGCGCCCGCCAGACCGCCGAGCGCAGCCTGAAACTCCTGACCATGCTCGCCGAGAAGACGCGCGGCAACCTGGACTTCACCGAGGCCGACCTGCTCACGGACGCCATCGCCAGCGTCCGTGAACGCCTCGCCGCGCCCAGCCCCAGCGCCGACACCACAGACGCGAACTGA
- the dtd gene encoding D-aminoacyl-tRNA deacylase: MRATLQRVTRATCTVDGALTGQTGPGLLVLLGVAPGDTDATARALAAKIAKLRIFGDEQGRMNRSVQDIGGGILSVSQFTLYADTRGGNRPSFTAAAPPEQARALYHTFNAALRDLGLPVGEGVFGAHMVLDLTNDGPVTLTLDLD, translated from the coding sequence GTGCGCGCCACCCTCCAGCGCGTCACCCGCGCCACCTGCACCGTCGACGGTGCACTGACCGGGCAGACCGGCCCCGGCCTGCTCGTCCTGCTGGGCGTCGCGCCCGGCGACACCGACGCCACCGCCCGCGCCCTGGCCGCCAAGATCGCCAAGCTGCGCATCTTCGGTGACGAGCAGGGCCGCATGAACCGCAGCGTGCAGGACATCGGCGGCGGCATCCTGAGCGTCAGCCAGTTCACGCTGTACGCCGACACGCGCGGCGGCAACCGCCCCAGCTTCACCGCCGCCGCGCCCCCCGAGCAGGCCCGCGCGCTGTACCACACCTTCAACGCCGCGCTGCGAGACCTGGGCCTCCCGGTGGGCGAGGGCGTCTTCGGCGCGCACATGGTCCTCGACCTGACCAACGACGGCCCCGTCACCCTGACCCTCGACCTCGACTGA
- a CDS encoding LysM peptidoglycan-binding domain-containing M23 family metallopeptidase has translation MTRRTLAALLLLTALPALAAPYVVRAGDTLYSIARANGTTVDALLKLNRLSGTALEVGQTLQLPAKGETPPGATEKPGLPAPLPGDQLAPTPVTARIAGVNITVPTSLRMGDAFLVGLSGPRAAQATVRFPSEVGEDVRQPNEVLRPIGGAEQFVVVGRVVLGKTTPVVYEVSLDGQLVRGRIPVLGLEDPIQHLNLPPSVSKVLVDPARAAEDALVEKAYARRTPQAWSRPFAPALRGVAPTSSSFGQPRTYVAGGPVAYHFGTDYPAKAGTPVLAVNDGTVVIAGRYPVRGGLVVIDHGAGVVSLYFHQSRVTARVGQKVKRGDKVGEVGSTGLSAGPHLHLEIRVRGEGTNPAGWVGRLWPR, from the coding sequence ATGACGCGCCGAACGCTGGCCGCCCTGCTCCTCCTGACCGCGCTGCCGGCCCTGGCGGCCCCGTACGTGGTGCGGGCCGGGGACACGCTGTACTCGATCGCGCGGGCGAACGGGACGACCGTGGACGCCCTGCTGAAACTGAACCGGCTGAGCGGCACCGCGCTGGAGGTCGGGCAGACGTTGCAGCTGCCCGCAAAGGGCGAGACGCCGCCGGGCGCGACCGAGAAGCCGGGTCTGCCCGCGCCGCTGCCGGGCGATCAGCTGGCGCCCACACCGGTCACGGCGCGGATCGCGGGGGTGAACATCACGGTGCCCACCAGCCTGCGCATGGGGGACGCCTTCCTGGTGGGCCTCAGCGGTCCGCGCGCCGCGCAGGCGACCGTGCGCTTCCCCAGCGAGGTGGGCGAGGACGTCCGGCAGCCGAACGAGGTGCTGCGGCCCATCGGTGGGGCGGAGCAGTTCGTGGTGGTGGGCCGCGTGGTGCTCGGCAAGACCACCCCGGTCGTGTACGAGGTGAGCCTGGACGGGCAACTGGTGAGGGGGCGCATTCCGGTGCTTGGGCTGGAGGATCCCATCCAGCACCTGAACCTGCCCCCCAGCGTGAGCAAGGTCCTCGTGGACCCCGCCCGCGCAGCGGAGGACGCGCTGGTGGAGAAGGCGTACGCGCGCCGCACCCCGCAGGCCTGGAGCAGACCCTTCGCGCCCGCGCTCAGGGGCGTGGCGCCGACGAGTTCATCGTTCGGGCAGCCGCGCACGTACGTGGCGGGCGGCCCGGTCGCGTACCACTTCGGGACCGATTACCCCGCGAAGGCCGGCACGCCGGTGCTGGCCGTGAACGACGGAACGGTCGTGATCGCCGGGCGCTACCCGGTGCGCGGCGGGCTGGTCGTCATCGACCACGGGGCAGGCGTGGTGAGCCTGTACTTCCACCAGAGTCGCGTGACCGCCAGGGTCGGACAGAAGGTGAAGCGGGGCGACAAGGTCGGCGAGGTGGGCAGCACCGGCCTGAGCGCCGGGCCGCACCTGCACCTGGAGATCCGCGTGCGCGGCGAGGGGACCAACCCCGCCGGGTGGGTGGGCCGCCTGTGGCCCCGCTGA
- a CDS encoding N-formylglutamate amidohydrolase, with protein MPELNRLLVVTPHPSGALPAEVLSDMLGPDLLNAEARDALLSRVFLDGDPYTDLIFHLPGARSVQAAWSRFAVDLNRERDDRDENGVIKRGTFDRQPLYPPEFTLSEAARETRLRRYWDPFHALVNLEAQEAALLIVGHCMAPSGPALSHDTGTPRPGLCLMTGTDEAPTFPRGAWEALRAACADAFAPVLAGTPYPDVQVGVPWQTDTISAAYAAPGRAAFGIEVNSGLYLNADGTPRHDVIRALNGAFARFAPQALDLARG; from the coding sequence GTGCCTGAACTGAACCGACTGCTGGTCGTGACGCCGCACCCGTCCGGCGCGCTGCCCGCCGAGGTGCTGAGCGACATGCTCGGCCCGGACCTCCTGAACGCAGAGGCGCGGGACGCCCTGCTGAGCCGCGTGTTCCTGGACGGCGACCCGTACACCGACCTGATCTTCCACCTGCCGGGCGCGCGCAGCGTGCAGGCGGCCTGGAGCCGCTTCGCGGTGGACCTGAACCGTGAGCGGGACGACCGGGACGAGAACGGCGTGATCAAACGCGGCACCTTCGACCGTCAGCCCCTCTACCCGCCGGAGTTCACGCTGAGCGAGGCGGCGCGCGAGACCCGGCTGCGCCGCTACTGGGATCCCTTCCACGCGCTCGTGAACCTGGAGGCGCAGGAGGCGGCGCTGCTGATCGTGGGGCACTGCATGGCCCCCAGCGGCCCGGCCCTGAGCCACGACACCGGCACGCCCCGCCCGGGCCTGTGCCTGATGACCGGCACGGACGAGGCCCCCACCTTCCCGCGCGGGGCGTGGGAGGCCCTGCGCGCCGCCTGCGCCGACGCCTTCGCGCCTGTCCTGGCGGGCACCCCCTACCCGGACGTGCAGGTGGGCGTGCCGTGGCAGACCGACACCATCAGTGCCGCGTACGCAGCGCCGGGCCGCGCGGCGTTCGGGATCGAGGTGAACTCTGGCCTCTATCTGAACGCCGACGGCACGCCCCGCCACGACGTGATCCGCGCGCTGAACGGGGCCTTCGCCCGCTTCGCCCCGCAGGCCCTGGACCTCGCCCGGGGCTGA
- a CDS encoding polyprenyl synthetase family protein, with translation MRAELLSRVLSLLPDPAHAGRPELAAYHAMLRDYPGRGGKGIRSDLLLASARAHGVQPGPAWEGALWLAAALELFQNWVLIHDDIEDDSEERRGRPALHRLHGVPLAINAGDGLHAYMWAAVHRAGVPGAMEAFLEMIHRTAEGQHLDLGWVEAREWHLTEGDYLDMVRLKTAYYTVVVPLQLGALAAGAAPHPDFLPAGLALGAAFQIRDDVLNLNGDPAKYGKEIGGDLLEGKRTLIVLHWLAHAPAGQREAFLTQMHRDRPDKDPAVIADIHRWLLESGSVAYAQAYADREAVTGLAALEGTLAGAANPQAAQDLLGAMRTLATRDH, from the coding sequence ATGCGTGCCGAACTGCTGTCCCGCGTGCTGTCCCTGCTGCCCGACCCGGCCCACGCCGGGCGGCCCGAACTCGCCGCGTACCACGCGATGCTGCGCGACTACCCCGGGCGCGGCGGCAAGGGCATCCGCAGCGACCTGCTGCTCGCCAGCGCCCGCGCGCACGGCGTGCAGCCCGGCCCCGCCTGGGAGGGCGCGCTGTGGCTCGCGGCGGCGCTGGAACTCTTCCAGAACTGGGTGCTCATCCACGACGACATCGAGGACGACAGCGAGGAACGCCGCGGCCGCCCGGCCCTGCACCGCCTGCACGGCGTCCCCCTGGCGATCAACGCCGGGGACGGCCTGCACGCCTACATGTGGGCGGCTGTGCACCGCGCGGGCGTGCCCGGCGCGATGGAGGCGTTCCTGGAGATGATCCACCGCACCGCCGAGGGCCAGCACCTCGACCTGGGCTGGGTGGAGGCGCGCGAGTGGCATCTGACCGAGGGCGACTACCTGGACATGGTGCGCCTGAAGACCGCGTACTACACGGTCGTCGTGCCGCTGCAACTGGGCGCGCTGGCCGCCGGTGCGGCGCCGCACCCGGACTTCCTGCCGGCCGGGCTGGCGCTGGGCGCGGCCTTCCAGATCCGCGACGACGTGCTGAACCTGAACGGCGACCCTGCGAAGTACGGCAAGGAGATCGGCGGCGACCTGCTGGAGGGCAAACGCACCCTGATCGTGCTGCACTGGCTGGCGCACGCCCCCGCCGGTCAGCGCGAGGCCTTCCTGACGCAGATGCACCGTGACCGCCCCGACAAGGACCCGGCAGTGATCGCGGACATCCACCGCTGGCTGCTGGAGAGCGGCAGCGTCGCCTACGCGCAGGCCTACGCCGACCGTGAGGCGGTCACGGGCCTCGCCGCGCTCGAGGGGACCCTGGCGGGCGCCGCGAACCCGCAGGCCGCGCAGGACCTGCTGGGCGCCATGCGGACCCTCGCCACCCGCGACCACTGA
- a CDS encoding alpha/beta fold hydrolase, with amino-acid sequence MTPSRTKLRATPRPGRVRRAVTLGLLLGGLTLGAVAAAQAAQTQAAPAQTAATPAATTTLRPALSGERRFLTLPGFGRVAYYADPRGEGRPLILTVSVNAAASAYEMKPLWDAFAGKRPVYALEWPGFGSSDRPDVKYTPALMTGALTALVAEVGSDVDVVALSLGSEFAARAALQEPRIRTLALISPSGLGQPRGGTQRATNEDGGQTLYNRLNAVSTPLYALLRTRISIEYFLSRSFRGVVDQGLVNYSLDTTRQPGAKYAPVYFISGQLFTADAYGDLYSRLKVPTLVLYDQDAFVSFDRLPQFTAQPGVRAVRIGGTDGLPQFEKTAEVVEVLNAFWATP; translated from the coding sequence ATGACACCCTCCCGAACCAAGCTCCGCGCGACCCCCCGCCCCGGCCGGGTGCGCCGCGCCGTGACCCTCGGCCTGCTGCTGGGCGGCCTGACCCTGGGCGCCGTCGCCGCCGCGCAGGCCGCGCAGACCCAGGCGGCCCCCGCCCAGACCGCAGCCACCCCCGCGGCGACCACGACGCTGCGCCCCGCCCTGAGCGGCGAGCGCCGGTTCCTGACCCTGCCGGGCTTCGGCCGGGTCGCGTACTACGCCGACCCGCGCGGCGAGGGCAGACCCCTGATCCTAACCGTCAGCGTGAACGCCGCCGCCAGCGCCTACGAGATGAAGCCCCTGTGGGACGCCTTCGCCGGGAAGCGCCCGGTGTACGCGCTGGAGTGGCCGGGCTTCGGCAGCAGCGACCGCCCGGACGTGAAGTACACGCCCGCCCTGATGACGGGCGCCCTGACGGCCCTGGTGGCCGAGGTGGGCAGCGACGTGGACGTGGTCGCCCTGAGCCTGGGCAGCGAGTTCGCCGCGCGCGCCGCCCTGCAGGAGCCGCGCATCCGCACGCTGGCCCTGATCAGCCCCAGCGGCCTGGGCCAGCCGCGCGGCGGCACCCAGCGCGCCACGAACGAGGACGGCGGCCAGACCCTCTACAACCGCCTGAACGCCGTCAGCACCCCGCTGTACGCGCTGCTGCGCACCCGCATCAGCATCGAGTACTTCCTGAGCCGCTCCTTCCGGGGCGTGGTGGATCAGGGCCTCGTGAACTACTCGCTGGACACCACCCGGCAGCCCGGCGCGAAGTACGCCCCGGTGTATTTCATCAGCGGACAGCTGTTCACCGCCGACGCCTACGGCGACCTCTACAGCCGCCTGAAGGTTCCCACCCTGGTGCTGTACGACCAGGACGCCTTCGTGTCGTTCGACCGCCTGCCGCAGTTCACGGCGCAGCCCGGCGTGCGCGCCGTGCGCATCGGGGGCACCGACGGCCTCCCGCAGTTCGAGAAGACCGCCGAGGTGGTCGAGGTCCTGAACGCCTTCTGGGCCACGCCCTGA
- a CDS encoding tetratricopeptide repeat-containing diguanylate cyclase, with translation MTDATAAQLLSMDQAWDRRDTAPGQARAAAQAQVGTAARTQALVVLAYLDWRTGQLSQATEHVTTAISTLRLGEPSVWLGRGLNILAALHSTLNRPDRAVELYEEQVSLARHIQDPELTATALHDLAVELRHSDPQRARAHITEALNTFRQLRSPFGVAIAHANLAEFDRDEGDLPGAYRHVQRALHYAHLDQHPHLEASLLSTLLVVLPAQAPQRERRRTRQRLEYLRTHSDNPELRATVALALAEHAPSGEAAELLSSALDDLQPLGDHVLLPELHERLSQNYSAQGHHEGALHHLQETLAYVRRTHVAERRQNIQTFEVLARIQALQDQAREERQRNHELQTHLQELRALNARIRELSRTDHLTRLANREHLFSEGHHLAQTVTPYTPLSAALIDIDHFKLVNDTWGHQTGDLVLQRVARMILDVTRPGDIAARYGGEEFVLLRAAPVEHLEGSCHDLQQLIRLHPWEDIAPGLQVTLSIGLAQTTEPQFDTLLGHADRRLYSVKRAGRNAIHLRD, from the coding sequence ATGACGGACGCGACAGCCGCACAACTCCTCAGCATGGATCAGGCCTGGGACAGGCGTGACACGGCGCCTGGGCAGGCGCGGGCGGCCGCGCAGGCACAGGTCGGCACGGCAGCGCGCACCCAGGCGCTGGTGGTGCTGGCGTACCTCGACTGGCGGACCGGTCAGCTGTCCCAGGCCACGGAACACGTCACCACGGCCATCAGCACCCTCCGCCTGGGCGAGCCCAGCGTGTGGCTAGGCCGGGGCCTGAACATCCTCGCGGCGCTGCACAGCACGCTCAACCGCCCCGACCGGGCCGTGGAACTGTACGAGGAACAGGTGTCGCTGGCGCGGCACATCCAGGACCCGGAGCTGACCGCCACCGCCCTGCACGACCTCGCCGTGGAACTGCGCCACAGCGATCCGCAGCGCGCCCGCGCGCACATCACCGAGGCGCTGAACACCTTCCGGCAGCTGCGCTCGCCGTTCGGGGTGGCCATCGCCCACGCCAACCTGGCGGAGTTCGACCGCGACGAGGGAGACCTGCCCGGCGCCTACCGGCACGTCCAGCGGGCCCTGCACTACGCCCACCTGGATCAGCACCCCCATCTGGAAGCCAGCCTGCTCAGCACCCTGCTGGTGGTGCTGCCGGCCCAGGCGCCGCAGCGTGAGCGTCGCCGCACCCGGCAGCGGCTGGAGTACCTGCGCACCCACAGCGACAACCCGGAGCTCCGGGCCACCGTGGCGCTGGCACTGGCCGAACATGCCCCGTCCGGCGAGGCGGCCGAACTGCTCAGCAGCGCGCTGGACGACCTGCAACCGCTGGGCGATCACGTGCTGCTGCCGGAGCTGCACGAACGGCTCAGTCAGAACTACAGCGCCCAGGGCCACCATGAGGGCGCCCTCCACCATCTTCAGGAGACCCTGGCGTACGTCCGCCGCACCCACGTGGCGGAGCGGCGGCAGAACATCCAGACGTTCGAGGTGCTCGCGCGCATCCAGGCGCTGCAGGATCAGGCGCGCGAGGAGCGCCAGCGCAACCATGAGCTCCAGACGCACCTGCAGGAACTCCGGGCGCTGAACGCCCGCATCCGTGAACTGAGCCGCACCGATCACCTGACGCGCCTCGCCAACCGCGAGCACCTCTTCAGCGAGGGCCATCACCTCGCGCAGACGGTCACCCCGTACACCCCACTCAGCGCGGCGCTGATCGACATCGACCACTTCAAGCTGGTGAACGACACCTGGGGCCACCAGACCGGCGACCTCGTGCTGCAGCGCGTGGCCCGCATGATCCTGGACGTGACCCGCCCCGGCGACATCGCGGCCCGCTACGGCGGGGAGGAATTCGTCCTCCTGCGCGCCGCGCCGGTCGAGCACCTGGAGGGCAGCTGCCATGACCTGCAACAGCTGATCCGCCTGCACCCCTGGGAGGACATCGCGCCCGGCCTGCAGGTCACGCTGAGTATCGGGCTGGCCCAGACCACCGAGCCGCAGTTCGACACCCTGCTGGGCCACGCCGACCGTCGCCTGTACAGCGTCAAGCGCGCGGGTCGCAACGCGATTCACCTGCGGGACTGA
- the leuS gene encoding leucine--tRNA ligase, whose product MNNEHPINIPEPRMERYNPHAIEKKWQEAWEASGLYKFNEDAPGEKFYALTMFPYPSGNLHIGHWYANVAPDARARWLRMRGYNVLFPMGFDAFGLPAENAAIKNKTNPATWTYANIERMTGQFQAMGTMIDWSRQFATCDPEYYRWNQWFFIEFYKRGLAYKKGGLVNWCPKDQTVLANEQVVNGHCERCGTAVEKRNLSQWYMKITDYADELLDFSDTDMPEKVRLMQTNWIGKSVGAEVTFDTPAGPETVFTTRPDTLMGATFMVLAPEHAKVADLTTDEQRAQVEAYVAAAGRKTDVERQQEGEKTGVFTGSYATHPITGHQLPIWVADYVLVTYGTGSIMAVPAHDDRDFAFARKFDLDIVEVIRAEGAGPMAADAAEPYTGEGVIVNSGEFDGLPGGKASIAGIVEQLETRGIAKAKTTYRLRDWLFARQRYWGTPIPFVHCPEHGAQPVPEDQLPVRLPENVEFTPTGQSPLKLDTEWLKTTCPVCGGPAERDTDTMDTFVDSSWYMYRYLSPDYHEGPFDPAKDPMMPVDLYTGGIEHAILHLLYSRFWVKVMRDMGLTRHSEPFARLRNQGMILGEDGEKMSKSRGNVVDPDDLVREYGADTVRTYLMFIAPWELGGPWDPQGINGPAKWLSRVWTLFTDDKVTGPAETVSEADLRFAVHSTLKKVTGDFERLSFNTIIASLMELTNTLVKAKRAPVFGTPAWDEALDIFNRLLAPVVPHIAEEIWAARGQQGSVHTAAWPEVDEAAATRDTVTMGVQVSGKVRGQVTISKGATQDEAMAAAKENADVARFIEGKQIVKEIYVPGRIINIVVK is encoded by the coding sequence ATGAACAACGAGCACCCCATCAACATTCCCGAGCCGCGCATGGAGCGCTACAACCCGCACGCCATCGAGAAGAAGTGGCAGGAGGCCTGGGAGGCCAGCGGCCTGTACAAGTTCAACGAGGACGCGCCGGGCGAGAAGTTCTACGCGCTGACGATGTTCCCGTACCCCAGTGGGAACCTGCATATCGGGCACTGGTACGCGAACGTCGCGCCGGACGCGCGGGCGCGCTGGCTGCGGATGCGCGGGTACAACGTCCTGTTCCCGATGGGCTTCGACGCGTTCGGCCTGCCCGCCGAGAACGCCGCCATCAAGAACAAGACGAACCCGGCGACGTGGACGTACGCGAACATCGAGCGGATGACCGGGCAGTTCCAGGCGATGGGCACCATGATCGACTGGAGCCGCCAGTTCGCCACCTGCGACCCGGAGTACTACCGCTGGAACCAGTGGTTCTTCATCGAGTTCTACAAGCGCGGCCTGGCGTACAAGAAGGGCGGGCTGGTGAACTGGTGCCCGAAGGACCAGACGGTGCTGGCGAACGAGCAGGTCGTGAACGGCCACTGCGAGCGCTGCGGCACGGCCGTGGAGAAACGCAACCTGAGCCAGTGGTACATGAAGATCACCGACTACGCCGACGAGCTGCTGGACTTCAGTGACACCGACATGCCCGAGAAGGTGCGCCTGATGCAGACGAACTGGATCGGGAAGTCGGTGGGCGCCGAGGTGACCTTCGACACGCCCGCCGGGCCGGAGACGGTGTTCACGACCCGCCCGGACACCCTGATGGGCGCGACGTTCATGGTGCTGGCCCCCGAGCACGCCAAGGTGGCCGACCTGACCACCGACGAGCAGCGCGCGCAGGTCGAGGCGTATGTGGCCGCCGCGGGCCGCAAGACCGACGTGGAACGCCAGCAGGAAGGGGAGAAGACGGGCGTGTTCACCGGCAGCTACGCCACGCACCCCATCACCGGGCATCAGCTGCCTATCTGGGTGGCGGATTACGTGCTGGTCACGTACGGCACCGGGTCGATCATGGCGGTGCCCGCGCACGACGACCGTGACTTCGCGTTCGCGCGCAAGTTCGACCTGGACATCGTGGAGGTCATCCGCGCCGAGGGCGCCGGGCCCATGGCCGCCGATGCCGCCGAGCCCTACACCGGCGAGGGCGTCATCGTGAACAGCGGCGAGTTCGACGGCCTGCCCGGCGGGAAGGCCAGCATCGCCGGGATCGTGGAGCAGCTGGAGACGCGCGGCATTGCGAAGGCGAAGACCACGTACCGCCTGCGCGACTGGCTGTTCGCCCGCCAGCGCTACTGGGGCACCCCGATCCCGTTCGTGCACTGCCCCGAGCACGGCGCGCAGCCCGTCCCCGAGGATCAGCTGCCGGTGCGCCTGCCGGAGAACGTGGAGTTCACCCCGACCGGCCAGAGCCCCCTGAAACTGGACACCGAGTGGCTGAAGACCACCTGCCCCGTCTGCGGCGGCCCCGCCGAGCGCGACACCGACACCATGGACACCTTCGTGGATTCCAGCTGGTACATGTACCGCTACCTGAGCCCCGACTACCACGAGGGGCCCTTCGACCCCGCCAAGGACCCCATGATGCCCGTGGACCTGTACACCGGCGGCATCGAGCACGCGATCCTGCACCTGCTGTACTCGCGCTTCTGGGTGAAGGTCATGCGCGACATGGGCCTGACCAGGCACAGCGAACCCTTCGCAAGGTTGCGCAACCAGGGCATGATCCTGGGTGAGGACGGCGAGAAGATGAGCAAGTCGCGCGGGAACGTCGTCGACCCGGACGACCTGGTGCGCGAGTACGGCGCGGACACCGTGCGCACGTACCTGATGTTCATCGCCCCGTGGGAACTGGGCGGCCCGTGGGACCCGCAGGGCATCAACGGCCCCGCCAAGTGGCTGAGCCGCGTGTGGACCCTGTTCACCGACGACAAGGTCACCGGCCCCGCCGAGACCGTCAGTGAAGCCGACCTGCGCTTCGCGGTGCACTCCACCCTGAAGAAGGTCACCGGAGACTTCGAGCGCCTGAGCTTCAACACGATCATCGCGTCGCTGATGGAACTGACGAACACCCTGGTGAAGGCCAAGCGCGCCCCGGTGTTCGGCACGCCCGCCTGGGACGAGGCGCTGGACATCTTCAACCGCCTGCTGGCCCCGGTCGTGCCGCACATCGCCGAGGAGATCTGGGCCGCGCGCGGCCAGCAGGGCAGCGTGCACACCGCCGCGTGGCCTGAGGTGGACGAGGCCGCGGCCACCCGCGACACCGTCACCATGGGCGTGCAGGTGAGCGGCAAGGTGCGCGGGCAGGTCACCATCAGCAAGGGGGCCACGCAGGACGAGGCGATGGCCGCCGCCAAAGAGAACGCCGACGTGGCCCGCTTCATCGAGGGCAAGCAGATCGTCAAGGAGATCTACGTGCCGGGCCGCATCATCAACATCGTCGTGAAGTAA